In the genome of Desulfovibrio desulfuricans, one region contains:
- a CDS encoding FAD-dependent oxidoreductase — protein sequence MSGKIGVYFDQQNIGGGLDLTALAEQTSQKWGGLVPVVKVVPVLALAVSEIKADIEAQGLDGVLLCGASPRIDADIYRLPVQVEHVNLREQCVQAYKNPDKTPVDTANGAPELLALMARDYVNMGVVKLQKSEVPDSAAVTGVQRVLVIGGGWTGLTAAAEAAETGYEVVLVEKADKLGGAANNIPMGSPLASPWTDKQPTNVADKISKVLGNSKIAVHMNTRMEKLEGQPGEFKATFVTPAGSQTIEVGAVVLATGWVPLDQKYLAAMGLGQSTKVVDAATFGKMLVADQVSARRIAFVLDTTIAEEAVKKAAEEAEAAPAAEAKPAEGEEKGFVKANLESFRHLAYSNAVNSVGMLRLANTVCEKTNDTCQTFILYKDMTVPGILERFYKKMQDRLGVMMTKADVTDIREAGDHMVVSCKNTLLGMDFDLDVDLVVVPTGLVPTTAKDVTVCFNYRQGPDFPDLNLFDGFADSNYICFPYETRRTGVYAAGCVRQPLTMDACEEDARGAVLKAMQCIEAASHGVAVHPRSGDLSYPVFNFVRCTQCKRCTEECPFGALDDDEKGTPKPNPARCRRCGTCFGACPERVISFANYNIDQIGSMIREVQVPKDFKADGPRVLILACENDAYPALDMAGARNKPWSPYCRIIPVRCLGSVNAIWVSDAMSKGFDGVMLLGCKYGDDYQCHFVKGSEICSRRKENIAETLNRLGVQPERVEQLEVAIDEYDKVPDLIDGFVDRIMAMGPNPFKGM from the coding sequence ATGTCGGGTAAAATTGGCGTCTATTTTGACCAGCAGAACATTGGCGGCGGGCTTGATCTGACCGCTCTGGCCGAGCAGACGAGCCAGAAGTGGGGCGGTCTTGTGCCCGTGGTCAAGGTTGTTCCTGTGCTGGCCCTGGCCGTGAGCGAAATCAAGGCCGACATCGAAGCGCAGGGGCTGGACGGCGTACTGCTGTGCGGCGCTTCGCCGCGCATCGATGCGGATATCTACCGCCTGCCCGTGCAGGTGGAACACGTAAACCTGCGCGAACAGTGCGTGCAGGCCTATAAAAATCCAGACAAAACCCCCGTGGACACGGCCAATGGCGCGCCTGAACTGTTGGCGCTCATGGCCCGCGACTATGTGAACATGGGCGTGGTCAAGCTGCAGAAGAGCGAAGTGCCCGACTCTGCCGCCGTTACCGGCGTGCAGCGTGTGCTGGTTATCGGCGGCGGCTGGACCGGTCTTACCGCAGCTGCCGAAGCTGCCGAAACCGGCTACGAAGTGGTGCTGGTCGAAAAGGCCGACAAGCTCGGCGGCGCGGCCAACAACATTCCCATGGGTTCGCCCCTTGCTTCGCCCTGGACCGACAAGCAGCCCACCAACGTGGCCGACAAGATCAGCAAGGTGCTTGGCAACAGCAAAATCGCCGTGCACATGAACACCCGCATGGAAAAGCTGGAAGGCCAACCCGGCGAGTTCAAGGCGACCTTTGTCACCCCCGCTGGCTCGCAGACCATCGAAGTGGGCGCAGTGGTGCTGGCCACCGGTTGGGTGCCGCTTGACCAGAAGTACCTTGCCGCCATGGGCCTTGGGCAGAGCACCAAGGTTGTGGATGCCGCCACCTTTGGCAAGATGCTGGTCGCCGACCAGGTGAGCGCCCGTCGCATCGCCTTTGTGCTCGACACCACCATCGCCGAAGAAGCCGTCAAAAAAGCTGCGGAAGAAGCCGAAGCCGCCCCTGCGGCAGAAGCCAAACCCGCCGAGGGCGAAGAAAAGGGCTTTGTGAAGGCAAACCTTGAAAGCTTTCGCCATCTTGCCTATTCCAACGCGGTCAACAGCGTGGGCATGCTGCGGCTTGCCAACACGGTCTGCGAAAAGACCAACGACACCTGTCAGACCTTCATTTTGTACAAGGACATGACTGTTCCCGGCATCCTCGAGCGCTTCTACAAGAAGATGCAGGACCGCCTGGGCGTCATGATGACCAAGGCCGACGTGACCGACATCCGCGAAGCTGGCGACCACATGGTCGTGAGCTGCAAAAATACCCTGCTGGGTATGGACTTTGACCTGGATGTGGATCTGGTTGTCGTGCCCACCGGCCTTGTGCCGACCACGGCCAAGGACGTGACCGTCTGCTTTAACTACCGTCAGGGCCCGGACTTCCCGGATCTGAACCTCTTTGACGGGTTTGCGGATTCCAATTACATCTGCTTCCCCTACGAAACGCGCCGTACCGGCGTGTACGCCGCGGGCTGCGTGCGTCAGCCCCTGACCATGGACGCCTGCGAAGAAGACGCCAGGGGCGCGGTGCTCAAGGCCATGCAGTGCATCGAGGCCGCCAGCCACGGCGTGGCTGTGCATCCCCGTTCGGGCGATCTTTCCTACCCCGTGTTCAACTTTGTGCGTTGCACCCAGTGCAAGCGCTGCACGGAGGAATGCCCCTTCGGCGCTCTGGACGACGACGAAAAGGGAACGCCCAAGCCCAACCCGGCGCGCTGCCGTCGTTGCGGCACCTGTTTCGGCGCTTGCCCGGAACGCGTTATCTCCTTTGCCAACTACAATATCGACCAGATCGGCTCCATGATCCGCGAAGTTCAGGTTCCCAAGGACTTCAAGGCCGACGGCCCCCGCGTGCTGATTCTGGCCTGCGAAAACGACGCATATCCTGCCCTTGACATGGCAGGCGCCCGCAACAAGCCCTGGAGCCCCTACTGCCGCATCATCCCGGTGCGCTGCCTTGGTTCGGTCAACGCCATCTGGGTGTCCGACGCCATGAGCAAGGGCTTTGACGGCGTCATGCTGCTGGGCTGCAAATATGGCGACGACTACCAGTGCCACTTTGTGAAGGGCTCTGAAATCTGCTCACGCCGCAAGGAAAACATTGCCGAGACGCTCAACCGCCTTGGCGTGCAGCCCGAACGCGTGGAACAGCTTGAAGTGGCCATTGACGAATACGACAAGGTTCCCGACCTGATCGACGGCTTTGTTGACCGCATCATGGCCATGGGCCCCAACCCGTTCAAGGGCATGTAG
- the qmoC gene encoding quinone-interacting membrane-bound oxidoreductase complex subunit QmoC produces MAQCSIKPDMEFVRALEESGGESLKKCYQCATCSVACPLAPANAPYPRKEMVWASWGLKDKLRADVDLWLCHNCGNCSDLCPRGAKPADLMGAARNVIYRELTEPTVVGKLMSKPAGLPVLFAIPAVLWLFVWWIRAGFNGGQWFPRAADGRIVFGQVFYGDYTIDPIFMITFFGAAIILARGVMKLWALFKPEGSLAVIGKQKCWVWHLWDVLWDEVITHRKFNDCEDGPATGKDTPNRKFGHMLLVYSFAILAFVTAVVAGGHWVGKVIPLVHIETPMALTFPVKILANLGALMLLGGLAILTARRMSLNPKFQGSSWYDWYLLGIIWLVAVTGVLSQCFRLADAIVPAFLVYYMHLVFVWMLFAYLPWSKLGHFVYRTAALVYARMYGRS; encoded by the coding sequence ATGGCACAATGTTCAATCAAACCTGATATGGAGTTTGTCAGGGCACTGGAAGAATCTGGGGGCGAATCCCTCAAGAAATGCTACCAGTGCGCCACCTGCTCCGTGGCCTGCCCTCTCGCTCCGGCCAATGCGCCTTACCCGCGCAAGGAAATGGTCTGGGCTTCCTGGGGCCTCAAAGACAAGCTGCGCGCCGACGTTGACCTGTGGCTCTGCCACAACTGCGGCAACTGCTCTGACCTTTGCCCGCGCGGCGCCAAGCCTGCCGACCTCATGGGCGCGGCACGCAACGTCATTTACCGTGAACTGACCGAACCCACCGTGGTGGGCAAGCTCATGAGCAAGCCCGCTGGCCTGCCCGTGCTGTTCGCCATCCCCGCGGTGCTGTGGCTCTTTGTGTGGTGGATCCGCGCCGGGTTTAACGGCGGACAGTGGTTCCCCCGCGCCGCGGACGGCCGCATTGTTTTCGGCCAGGTGTTTTACGGCGACTACACCATCGACCCCATCTTCATGATCACCTTCTTCGGCGCGGCCATCATCCTTGCCCGGGGGGTCATGAAGCTGTGGGCCCTGTTCAAGCCTGAAGGTTCGCTGGCCGTCATCGGCAAGCAAAAGTGCTGGGTCTGGCATCTGTGGGACGTGCTGTGGGACGAAGTCATCACCCACCGCAAGTTCAACGATTGCGAGGACGGCCCCGCCACCGGCAAGGACACCCCCAACCGCAAGTTTGGCCACATGCTGCTGGTGTACAGCTTTGCCATCCTGGCCTTTGTTACGGCCGTGGTGGCTGGCGGTCACTGGGTCGGCAAGGTCATTCCGCTGGTGCACATTGAAACGCCCATGGCGCTGACCTTCCCCGTGAAGATCCTGGCCAACCTGGGCGCGCTTATGCTGCTGGGCGGTCTTGCCATCCTTACGGCCCGCCGTATGTCGCTCAACCCCAAGTTCCAGGGTTCCAGCTGGTACGACTGGTATTTGCTGGGCATCATCTGGCTGGTGGCCGTCACCGGCGTGCTGTCGCAGTGCTTCCGCCTGGCGGACGCCATTGTGCCCGCCTTCCTGGTGTACTACATGCACCTGGTATTTGTGTGGATGCTTTTTGCTTATCTGCCCTGGTCTAAGCTTGGCCACTTCGTGTATCGCACGGCGGCCCTTGTTTACGCCCGCATGTACGGCAGAAGCTAA
- a CDS encoding SlyX family protein, which yields MSRHVNDEDRLTRLEELTFFQEERLKALDAALTAQQLQLDKLEQDFADATSVIRLLREKLGDQPENALPPHSMPERW from the coding sequence ATGTCCCGCCACGTCAATGACGAAGACAGGCTGACCAGGCTGGAAGAACTGACGTTTTTTCAGGAGGAGCGCCTCAAGGCTCTGGATGCTGCCCTGACGGCCCAACAGCTTCAGCTGGACAAGCTCGAGCAGGATTTTGCCGACGCCACGTCGGTGATCAGGTTGCTGCGCGAAAAGCTGGGCGACCAGCCGGAAAATGCGCTGCCGCCACACTCCATGCCCGAGCGCTGGTAA
- a CDS encoding YgiQ family radical SAM protein, with the protein MSAEEMRALGWDQLDVLLINGDAYVDHPSFGNVLLARWLIRHGFRTGIVAQPGWENTDDLLVMGRPRLFAGVSAGALDSLLAHYTAFRKKRHDDAYTPGGKAGARPNRACLVYANLARRAFPGLPIVLGGIEASLRRVSHYDFWTDALRRPILMDAKADLLIWGMGEKAIIECAQRLDRGEGIRGISGTAWMDKLDASGHPANLPPALEDEPWVALPAHEEILSDSFQLLKLTQELERQVHRLDAWAYEPVGDRAVVLARPAQPLSTEEMDDLYTLPFTRLAHPRYKEAIPAAEMMRTSITSHRGCGGGCSFCSLALHQGRRISSRSEQSILSEARLLGQQNMARGKGPVAISDVGGPTANMWQGHCALDSRHAQGNTSPVKSVCRRASCCFPSVCKSFITPQHRHVELLRKVAALPEVKQARVASGVRADLALRDADALAAYTGEFTGGQLKVAPEHCAPSVLELMRKPPLDVFEVFLDSFVRQSRAAGREQYVVPYLMSGFPGCTDEDMRTLSRWLRQRHWNPQQTQCFIPTPGTIATAMFYCGRDEMGEPIYVARTDAQRMRQHYILMPATAENETPGRPRARQDSRAGNNPQEHPTRIGQGRRDDSTGREEANRPSRQHRQATPEGGQHSRGYRPDADGRGPDRRNNRTAGDDGRSRQTERESGRKGVRRA; encoded by the coding sequence ATGAGCGCGGAAGAAATGCGCGCCCTTGGCTGGGACCAGCTTGACGTTCTGTTGATCAACGGCGACGCCTATGTTGACCACCCCTCGTTTGGCAACGTGCTGCTTGCCCGCTGGCTTATCCGGCACGGCTTCCGCACCGGCATTGTTGCCCAGCCCGGCTGGGAAAACACCGACGATCTGCTTGTTATGGGGCGTCCCCGCCTTTTTGCCGGGGTCAGCGCAGGTGCGCTCGATTCGCTGCTGGCTCACTACACGGCCTTTCGCAAAAAGCGCCATGACGATGCCTACACCCCCGGCGGCAAGGCGGGCGCGCGGCCCAACCGCGCCTGTCTCGTATACGCCAATCTGGCCCGCCGGGCTTTTCCCGGTCTGCCCATCGTGCTTGGCGGCATCGAGGCCAGCCTGCGCCGGGTTTCACACTACGATTTTTGGACAGACGCGCTGCGCAGGCCCATTCTCATGGACGCCAAGGCCGACCTGCTCATCTGGGGCATGGGCGAAAAGGCGATTATCGAATGCGCGCAACGCCTGGACAGGGGAGAGGGTATTCGCGGCATCTCCGGTACAGCCTGGATGGACAAACTGGACGCCTCCGGTCACCCGGCCAACCTGCCCCCCGCGCTTGAGGACGAGCCGTGGGTTGCCCTGCCCGCGCACGAGGAAATTTTGTCCGACTCCTTTCAGCTGCTCAAACTGACGCAGGAGCTGGAACGGCAGGTGCACCGGCTCGACGCCTGGGCTTACGAGCCCGTGGGCGACCGCGCCGTGGTGCTTGCCCGCCCCGCGCAGCCCCTGAGCACGGAAGAAATGGACGACCTGTACACCCTGCCCTTCACCCGGCTGGCGCACCCGCGCTACAAAGAGGCGATCCCGGCTGCGGAAATGATGCGCACCAGCATCACCAGCCACCGGGGCTGCGGCGGCGGCTGCTCGTTCTGCTCGCTGGCCCTGCATCAGGGCAGACGCATCAGCTCGCGCTCCGAACAGTCCATACTTTCAGAGGCCCGCCTGTTGGGCCAGCAAAACATGGCCCGAGGCAAGGGGCCGGTGGCCATCTCGGATGTGGGCGGCCCCACGGCCAACATGTGGCAGGGGCACTGCGCCCTTGACAGCCGTCACGCCCAGGGCAACACTTCGCCAGTCAAGAGCGTGTGCCGACGCGCCAGCTGCTGTTTTCCATCCGTGTGCAAGTCGTTTATCACGCCGCAGCACAGGCATGTTGAGCTGCTGCGCAAGGTTGCGGCGCTGCCCGAGGTCAAGCAGGCCCGCGTGGCCAGCGGCGTGCGCGCCGACCTGGCCCTGCGCGATGCGGATGCGCTGGCGGCCTATACGGGCGAGTTTACGGGCGGACAGCTCAAGGTCGCGCCCGAGCACTGCGCGCCCTCCGTGCTGGAACTCATGCGCAAGCCCCCACTGGATGTCTTTGAGGTTTTTCTGGACAGTTTTGTACGGCAAAGCCGCGCTGCGGGTCGCGAACAGTATGTGGTGCCGTACCTCATGAGCGGCTTTCCCGGCTGCACGGACGAGGACATGCGCACCCTGTCGCGCTGGCTGCGGCAGCGGCACTGGAACCCGCAGCAGACCCAGTGCTTTATCCCCACGCCCGGCACCATTGCCACGGCCATGTTTTACTGCGGCCGCGACGAAATGGGCGAGCCCATCTATGTGGCGCGCACCGATGCCCAACGCATGCGGCAGCACTACATCCTTATGCCCGCTACGGCGGAGAACGAAACCCCCGGACGCCCCCGCGCCCGGCAAGACTCCCGTGCAGGCAACAACCCGCAGGAGCACCCCACCCGCATTGGGCAGGGACGCCGCGACGACTCGACAGGACGGGAGGAGGCCAACCGACCCTCGCGTCAGCACCGGCAGGCCACGCCTGAGGGCGGGCAACACTCGCGGGGCTACCGTCCCGATGCCGACGGGCGCGGCCCCGACAGGCGCAACAACCGAACTGCCGGAGACGACGGACGCAGCCGCCAGACTGAAAGAGAAAGCGGGCGCAAAGGTGTACGGCGTGCTTGA
- a CDS encoding EF-hand domain-containing protein yields the protein MKLLHIAFAAVLCLWAASAQANPAAAEAGKVDKFELMDTDKDGKVTYEEFKTCFPNMREEAFTVIDKNGDKAIERAEWDEFVANHSSGHMGGSMGNMMGGQGGMPGNSTMPMPGNADMPLVTPPNGK from the coding sequence ATGAAGCTTTTGCACATAGCTTTTGCCGCAGTGCTCTGCCTTTGGGCTGCGTCCGCCCAGGCCAACCCCGCCGCTGCCGAGGCTGGCAAGGTTGATAAATTTGAGCTGATGGACACCGACAAGGACGGCAAGGTAACCTACGAGGAATTCAAGACATGTTTTCCCAACATGCGCGAAGAAGCCTTTACCGTTATTGACAAAAACGGCGACAAAGCCATTGAGCGCGCCGAGTGGGACGAATTTGTCGCCAACCATTCGTCCGGGCACATGGGCGGCAGCATGGGCAACATGATGGGCGGCCAGGGCGGTATGCCCGGCAATTCCACAATGCCCATGCCCGGCAACGCCGACATGCCCCTGGTGACCCCCCCCAATGGCAAATAA
- a CDS encoding methyl-accepting chemotaxis protein codes for MGISLRAKLACGFGVILLIFVVTGTFAMLAMRAQRATLSMLGRHELPTISLLQEASLGMQLYRKAEKDILLNLGDAKALNGYMGKLNELAGVQGNNLRQLQNVLRGNPQDGPSAEALAQEAAQAFANYDAIVRPTSAELAAGTGSMDATQANTFYTTYKNHVHATEKNLAALEAQFMARVVSSQQELAEQTRSTETLLMASIIGSVLCGAGIGLLVLLSVTRPLGRVVNLARTVAAGDLEARASGAYSAEMAVLRDSIEAMVGTLKAKIAEAEGRSAEAAEEGQRARQAAQEAQAAKAAAERARAEGMMEAAGQLERSVEGISAVTAAISSQVRQASTGAERQSSRVGETATAIEQMNATVLEVAQNAASTAQSTDAAHSRASEGSGVMRQVVDGMDEVRRVSAELKDSMDSLGGMVGNIGQIMSVISDIADQTNLLALNAAIEAARAGDAGRGFAVVADEVRKLAEKTMGATREVGEAVTGIQNGTRANAENMDRALASVQRTTELAARCGQVLQEIVTMVDSASDQVRSIATASEQQSATSEEIARSVDEINGISHDTAQVMASSAQAVEQLVGEANALKALVHKMKSGT; via the coding sequence ATGGGCATTTCTCTTCGGGCCAAACTTGCCTGCGGGTTTGGCGTCATCCTGCTGATTTTTGTCGTGACGGGCACTTTTGCCATGCTGGCCATGCGCGCCCAGCGCGCTACCCTGAGCATGCTGGGCAGGCACGAGTTGCCTACCATCAGCCTGCTGCAAGAGGCATCGCTTGGCATGCAGCTGTACCGCAAGGCTGAAAAGGATATCCTGCTTAACCTGGGCGACGCCAAAGCGCTTAACGGCTATATGGGCAAGCTCAACGAACTTGCAGGCGTGCAGGGCAATAATTTGCGCCAGTTGCAAAACGTCCTGCGGGGCAATCCGCAGGACGGGCCCAGCGCCGAGGCCCTGGCGCAGGAGGCCGCACAGGCCTTTGCCAACTATGATGCAATTGTGCGGCCTACCTCTGCTGAGCTGGCAGCCGGTACAGGTTCCATGGACGCAACCCAGGCCAACACCTTTTACACCACTTACAAAAACCATGTGCACGCCACAGAAAAAAATCTGGCGGCCCTTGAAGCGCAGTTTATGGCGCGAGTTGTGTCAAGCCAGCAGGAGTTGGCGGAGCAGACGCGCAGCACGGAGACGCTGTTGATGGCATCCATAATCGGCAGCGTGCTGTGCGGGGCCGGCATAGGGCTGTTGGTGCTGCTGTCTGTCACCCGGCCCCTTGGGCGCGTGGTCAACCTTGCGCGGACCGTGGCCGCAGGCGACCTTGAGGCCAGGGCCAGCGGCGCATACAGCGCGGAGATGGCTGTGCTGCGCGATAGCATTGAAGCCATGGTGGGCACGCTCAAGGCCAAGATAGCAGAGGCCGAAGGCAGAAGCGCCGAGGCGGCGGAAGAAGGTCAAAGGGCCCGGCAGGCGGCGCAAGAGGCTCAGGCCGCCAAGGCCGCCGCAGAGCGCGCCAGGGCCGAGGGCATGATGGAAGCCGCAGGCCAGCTGGAACGCTCGGTGGAGGGCATCTCTGCGGTCACGGCAGCCATATCTTCGCAGGTGCGGCAGGCCAGTACTGGCGCAGAGCGGCAATCGTCCCGCGTGGGGGAGACCGCGACCGCCATTGAGCAGATGAACGCCACCGTGCTTGAGGTGGCGCAAAATGCCGCCAGCACCGCCCAGAGCACTGACGCCGCGCACAGCCGGGCCAGCGAGGGTTCTGGAGTTATGCGTCAGGTGGTTGACGGCATGGACGAAGTGCGCCGTGTGTCAGCCGAACTCAAGGATTCCATGGATTCGCTGGGCGGCATGGTGGGCAACATCGGGCAGATCATGTCTGTTATCTCCGACATTGCCGACCAGACAAACCTGCTGGCGCTCAACGCCGCCATTGAAGCGGCCCGGGCGGGCGATGCGGGGCGCGGCTTTGCCGTGGTGGCCGACGAGGTGCGCAAACTGGCGGAGAAAACCATGGGCGCAACCCGCGAGGTGGGCGAAGCCGTAACCGGCATCCAGAACGGCACGCGCGCCAATGCGGAAAATATGGATCGGGCCCTTGCCTCGGTGCAACGCACCACAGAGCTGGCCGCCCGCTGCGGCCAGGTGCTGCAGGAGATTGTGACCATGGTGGACAGCGCCAGCGATCAGGTGCGGTCCATCGCCACTGCCAGCGAGCAACAGTCGGCAACGTCTGAGGAGATTGCCCGCAGCGTGGACGAAATTAACGGTATTTCGCATGATACGGCGCAGGTTATGGCCAGCTCTGCCCAGGCTGTGGAACAGCTGGTAGGCGAAGCCAACGCCCTGAAGGCCCTGGTGCACAAGATGAAGTCTGGCACGTAG